The window GAACATTGGTACACGTGACATACTTTCAACACCACCTGCAATTACAATGTCCATATCGCCTGAAGCGATTGCTTGTGCTGCAAAGTGAACTGCTTGTTGGCTAGAGCCACATTGTCTATCAATTGTTACACCTGGGACATGAGTCGGAAAACCTGCAATTAATAAAGACGCTCTTGCGATATTTAATCCTTGCTCTCCTATTTGTGTTACACACCCCATAATCACATCTTCTACATCCCCTTTGTTTACACCAGCACGTTCTACAACTTCATCCAGAACAACAGCCGCCAACTCATCCGCTCGATAGCCTGATAATGCCCCTTTTCTACGACCAACAGCTGTCCGTACTCCTTCTATGATAACTACTTCTCTCATACCCCAATATTCCCCTTTCAGTTGAAAACAATCATAAATTGCAATCAAATTCTATAAAACCCCTTCTACGATTCGTTTTACCAACTATAAATTATCGAGGAGCCATTCGAATTCCACCGTCTAGACGAATAACTTCCCCATTAATGTAGTTATTTTCGATTAAAAATTGGACTAATGTGGCATATTCTTCCGGCTTTCCGAGACGTTTTGGAAACTCTACCATACTACCTAACTTATCTACTATTTTTTCCGGTAAACCTGCAGCCATCGGTGTGTGGAAAAGACCGGGAGCGACTGTGTTAATACGTATTCCAAATTCCGATAAATCTCGGGCAATAGGTAGAGTCATCCCTGCTACACCCGCTTTACTCGCTCCATATGCCGCTTGTCCCATCTGCCCATCAAAAGCAGCAACCGAAGCTGTATTTACAATGCAACCTTTTTCACCATCTTCCGTCAGAGATTCATTTTTTGAAATTAGCTCAGCAGCTAAACGAATTACGTTAAATGTTCCGATTAAATTAATATCGATTACTCTCTTAAAATTCTCTAATGGATGGACACCTTTTTTTCCAATTGTCTTTTGAGGAGGAGCAATACCCGCACAGTTCACGCAAATATGGAGTGCTCCAAATTGTTGTTCAGTCTGTTCAATACCAGCCTTCACTGAATTTTCATCGGCTACATTTACATATGAGAAATGCACATTTTCCCCTAACTCCTCTACAACTTCTTTCGCCTTATCTTCGTTTATATCAAAAATGACTATTTTCACACCTTTTTGATGAAGATTTCGGACGGTTGCAAGACCCAACCCCGATGCTCCCCCTGTTACAATGGCTACTTTATCTCGTAAATCCATATCTCCCGTTCCCCCTTGATACAATTAATTTTTGTAATCCCCTATTTATTTCCGGATTTCTGCACTATTATCCTGCTAGCCTATACTATTACTAATATATGGATTACTAGTAGCCTTTATTCCGTCAACTCTATTAAGCTCTGCTTTGAAAATTGAATAAATCAACAATAAATAAGTATGTAAAATTTTATTACTACACAAAATAAACCCCAAAGTAGCGTACTACCTCGGGGTGATTTGTTATACATTCTTTTTATGCTTTTTTTGATTGTCCTTTTTCGTTGCATTGTCTGCACGTTTAAATTCATCATGGTACAGAACTTCTT is drawn from Lysinibacillus sp. SGAir0095 and contains these coding sequences:
- a CDS encoding YfhE family protein; its protein translation is MKEHKEPHEQLTVQDNQLTQTQEVLYHDEFKRADNATKKDNQKKHKKNV
- a CDS encoding 3-hydroxyacyl-CoA dehydrogenase — protein: MDLRDKVAIVTGGASGLGLATVRNLHQKGVKIVIFDINEDKAKEVVEELGENVHFSYVNVADENSVKAGIEQTEQQFGALHICVNCAGIAPPQKTIGKKGVHPLENFKRVIDINLIGTFNVIRLAAELISKNESLTEDGEKGCIVNTASVAAFDGQMGQAAYGASKAGVAGMTLPIARDLSEFGIRINTVAPGLFHTPMAAGLPEKIVDKLGSMVEFPKRLGKPEEYATLVQFLIENNYINGEVIRLDGGIRMAPR